From one Anopheles cruzii chromosome 3, idAnoCruzAS_RS32_06, whole genome shotgun sequence genomic stretch:
- the LOC128270936 gene encoding segmentation polarity homeobox protein engrailed-like — MALEDRCSPQSAPSPPHHHHSSQAPSQASTPSTTTTTTMMVTMGERELAAASAGSSPSRDEMSLVVIKQEPELHDHQQPQHQQAMVGGHGQQQPTPPATPSISFSITNILSDRFGLKAPPPPSLLPPSTHTPSPSPPISPGGPHLHPYAVLQSAAHLHPSHPAYTTTTTLTVGPHYAPHLLHHPHHPHHYQPYPHHAAPIVPQAQRPRESLFRPYDIAAKSPARLCTSNGSSAATPHPYHTDSESQDSHSAATSPAGTPYPGADGRLAALPDVYDFSRKSVAALDHRAALLSGFSAAASYPKLHEEIINSHRKFQAKLIESQSKVAAAAAVAAAVAASSIATPASSASSSLPSSLGSLCKTVSQIGQHVAGTGTLGCATTTATTTTAVAKGSPKPIPKPGTAAAPSEHGGSSSHDGGMESSDDAKSETSSSKDGEGGGNLWPAWVYCTRYSDRPSSGKSRTATDAFCQNI; from the coding sequence ATGGCCCTGGAAGATCGCTGCAGCCCACAGAGTGCCCCGAGTCCGCCgcatcaccaccacagcaGCCAGGCCCCGAGCCAGGCCAGCACTCCGAGCACAACAACGACCACGACAATGATGGTCACgatgggagagagagaactgGCGGCCGCTAGCGCCGGTAGTTCGCCTAGCCGCGACGAGATGTCACTAGTGGTCATCAAGCAAGAGCCGGAGCTGCACGATCATCAACAACCGCAGCACCAACAGGCGATGGTCGGAGGACATGGTCAGCAACAGCCGACGCCTCCCGCGACCCCCAGCATCTCCTTTTCGATCACCAACATCCTGAGTGATCGGTTCGGCTTGAAGGCTCCCCCGCCGCCGTCACTGCTGCCCCCTTCGACGCACACCCCATCGCCCTCGCCTCCGATCAGCCCGGGAGGGCCTCATCTCCATCCGTACGCCGTCCTCCAATCCGCGGCCCACCTGCACCCGTCGCATCCTgcctacaccaccaccaccacgctcaCAGTTGGGCCACATTATGCGCCACACCTTCTGCACCATCCGCACCATCCGCACCACTACCAGCCCTACCCGCACCATGCGGCACCGATCGTTCCGCAGGCGCAGCGGCCCCGGGAAAGCCTCTTCCGGCCGTACGACATCGCGGCCaagagcccggcccggctctgcaccagcaacggcagcagtgCCGCCACCCCGCACCCGTACCACACGGACAGCGAGTCGCAGGACTCGCACTCGGCCGCCACTAGCCCGGCCGGGACTCCGTATCCCGGGGCGGATGGCCGTCTGGCCGCCCTGCCCGATGTGTACGACTTTAGCCGGAAGTCCGTGGCCGCCCTCGACCACCGGGCGGCCCTCCTGAGTGGGTTCAGTGCAGCCGCCAGCTACCCGAAGCTGCACGAGGAGATCATCAACAGCCACCGGAAGTTCCAGGCGAAGCTGATCGAGTCCCAGTCgaaggtggcggcggctgcggccgtcGCAGCGGCCGTTGCAGCCTCTTCCATCGCAACTCCCGCCTCCTCCGCTTCCTCTTCGCTACCTTCCTCACTCGGTAGCCTGTGTAAGACGGTGTCCCAGATCGGACAGCACGTGGCCGGCACTGGGACCCTCGGGTGCGCcaccacgacggcgacgacgacgacggcggtggccaaggGTAGCCCCAAACCGATCCCGAAAcccggaacggcggcggctcccTCCGAGCATGGTGGCTCCTCATCGCACGATGGTGGCATGGAATCGTCCGACGACGCTAAATCGGAGACGAGCAGCTCGAAGGACGGCGAAGGCGGCGGCAATCTGTGGCCGGCGTGGGTCTACTGCACCCGTTACAGCGATCGGCCCAGTTCCGGTAAGTCACGCACCGCGACCGACGCGTTCTGTCAGAATATTTGA